A genomic region of Balaenoptera acutorostrata chromosome 4, mBalAcu1.1, whole genome shotgun sequence contains the following coding sequences:
- the RPL22L1 gene encoding 60S ribosomal protein L22-like 1, with protein sequence MALKKDRKPKKSTWKFNLDLTHPVEDGIFDSGNFEQFLREKVKVNGKTGNLGNVVHIERFKNKITVVSEKQFSKRYLKYLTKKYLKKNNLRDWLRVVASDKETYELRYFQISQDEDGSESED encoded by the exons ATGGCGCTG AAGAAAGACAGGAAGCCTAAGAAGTCAACCTGGAAGTTTAATTTGGACCTTACTCATCCAGTAGAAGATGGaatttttgattctggaaatttt gaACAGTTTCTACGGGAGAAGGTTAAAGTgaatggaaaaactggaaatctTGGGAATGTCGTTCACATTGAACGCTTCAAGAATAAAATCACAGTTGTTTCTGAGAAACAGTTCTCTAAAAG gtatttgaAATACCTTACCAAGAAATACCTTAAAAAGAACAATCTTCGTGATTGGCTTCGTGTGGTTGCATCTGACAAGGAGACTTATGAACTTCGTTACTTCCAGATTAGTCAAGACGAAGATGGATCCGAGTCTGAGGACTAG